The window GAGAAACGTTTGGACTATATACAATGACTTAAATAATGTTTGGAATGTGTAATCTGATCTAAGTAATGTTTGGAATACATACACTGATATGAGAAACGTTTGAACTATGCacggggtccggcatggccaagcgtgttaaggcgttcgactcataatctgagggtcgcgggttcgaatcccggttgcaccaaacatgctcgtcctttcatccgtgggggcgtcaaatagtaacggtcaatcccactattcgttggggaaaagtagcccaagagttggcggtgggtggtgatgactagctgctttccctctagtcttacacttctaaattagggacggctagcgcagatagccctcaagtagctttgcgcgaaattcaacaaacaaacaaataaactatgcaCGTGTACGATGTTTAGTATTAGATTCAATATTATCAAACATGAGAGAAGTGTCGCTTGGATTTTAACAACTGTAATAATGGATAAAAAACTGTCATATTCtgaaattattaacaaatatactTGCGATGGTAACAGCTTAATGCTTTACATGTATTCCACTGAACTGCATGACGTTTCACAAAAACTAAGTTCATCACTTGATATTCTGGGTTTTCTAAAGTAGTAAAAAAACCATTAGTTACCTTTTGATTTTGTCACTATTGAAATTTTCATATTTGAGCCTGGACTAGTGGTTAGGGTGCCGAGCTACAACTAAAAATTTCCGACGATCGAGCCCGCAATATATATCTGAACACGTTCTGCGTTTTCAAATGTAGACATATTATACAAGTAACAGTAATTCCCATATTCAATTAGTAGTAGTATTGTATGGGTAGAGTGCTGCTGACCAGTTGACCTCCATCTGGTTAGCACTTCTAATAAGAATAACTGCGCCTAAGTTTACCGGAACCTAATCCAATATTTATCTCAGGTGTAGCATGAGGTGCCTTTCATGTTGACATCGATAAATACCAGCGTTTCTAGATTGTTTAAAAGTGTTGTATAGTAAGTTAGAATCACTGAGGCTTATTTAATTTCGAACCGATAGACTAGGAGaaaaggcaattagtcaacagCATACACACCAACTATTGAGTGCTTTTGTAACACCAGGAAGTAATTTAGTTTTGTTCTTCTTTCGATTAACTTCTATAAAAACTTGCAAGTCCAACTTTCACAGTAGAATGGTGTGAGAGGTGTAActtcaacataatttttaaacaaactcAAACTCGTTAACGAAGGATACCAACAGTTAACATTACACTAAGCAATGGAATAAACTGTTTAATTCAGTGTAACATATAACTGTTTTTATGTGTGCTCCGTTTACCAGGGAAGTACAACTTTACCGCATAGCCTAACCTTTTATATTACGTATAATTATGTGGCAATAATAGAACCTGTAATGTAGCTAGGCAGGCAGACTAACATGTAACTCTACATGAAATATACGACTACTACAtttcctgaaaaacaaaaacctaaacCTGAGACATACTCAACAGAAAACCATTATCAGACCATTAAACATACAATATTGTTGCATTCTGTCTCATTCAGTGcgatttttatattgaaaattgcgtatctataaaaaataaaccaaacgttTAGATGTGACAAACTAGAAATTATCGCGATTGTAAGTGTTTCATAAGTTCCCATGGTGTAATcgttattttctattttccttCTTCAACTTGAGAAAATAACAAACTTGAATGAGACAAGCGTGAAGAAGGTAGATCAGTCACTTGAGATAAGTTATAtctagttataataatatagtCGTGTTTTTTGAAGTTGGTATTTTTTGTGAGACACCAGGGATGGTTCACTCTGAACAATAGATTAACAGGAAGAGGAGTCATAACTATATATCAGTGTAATCACATGCACACTAATTTTACACAGTTATAGAAGAGTAAAGTTAAAGCAAGTCTACTAAGTTGTTtgaacaattaaaaatgttttcagtgcCCTTTGCTCCAACCACTTAACATTTACCTATAAAGTTGTCAGTGATTTCACAAAAAAATCAAGATATTTCCTCTAACTCttcatataaacaatatttcctTCAACCTCGTGTGAAGTAAGAACTAAAGAGATTTACAGTCACGTGTGAAACAATTTCTTCTTCCACCACCTTATTAGTACACCTTCAGTGACTAGTAGTACATCTGCTGATATTATGTGCGGTCATCTTACAAGCGCTAAGTGAAGCTTAATTAACACTGTCTAAATTCGCAGTCCTTTAAGAGTCATGATGTAGGTTTAAATAACTACGACAAACTCGTTTCACTTAAACTGAATTCACTCTGAACTTTAACAACTAATTTATTTAAGCATATTCTAATACTATATGTCGTATTAAATGTAAGATGATAGCTGATGAGTATTGAGATATAATTATAATGCATGTATACAGGCTATTTTGATTATATCAGTGGTTTTCTACCTAATATAGTTGATCGAGTGTCTACACCACCACTTTCATTGAACAAAGATCCTGAAGACAGACCAACAAAGGATAAGACCGAAGAAGAAAATTACAACTCTACTTTCCGAGAAATTTTGGATCACTCTTCGCCCCAGAATCTGTCCTTAGAGAACAAGCAGTTTGCGCTGCCATCAGCCAGTAGAACGTATCACCAGCACATACCTTCCCCTGGGTCAACGGCCTGTCAAAATATGGCTAGTCCTGGTTCTCCAAACTCACGGCCAAAGATCTGGTCGCTAGCTCATACTGCCACCTCAGATAGTCCCCCTGCTCTAAAACGTCCTCCCCAGTACATGCCAGACAATCCTCAGACCCTGAAATATCCTCACCGCGCAATGTTAGAGAGTCCCCTGACTATGAAATGTTCTTCTCAATTAAATTCGGACAGTTCTACCTCCTTGAAAAGTTCAAATCAAACAATGCCTACTGGAGTATCTTTGATAGAAAAATCTACATCTTTGGAATCATGTAACCCTTTAACCTCAAATATGAAAGAACGCTGCTACAAATTTGATATGGCAGAAGGATTCGTTACTAACAATGGATTAGTTTCCAATTACGCTGACCACTGGCATCCTAGTCCTGATTCAAAGACATCAAGCCCCACCAAGGCCGATTCAACTCTAAATTTTGAAGGTACTCGTGTGTTACGTGCACCAGGAGATGTGGTTCTCCCATGTACCTCGACAAGACAACCGAGCTTCTCTCTATCCTCAACTTTCAGAGAAAACGGAGTGATTAGAAGCAAGTTTCCTGAGAATACCGTATCCTTAACTTCTAACGATTCCTATGAATACAGACTACCACGAGAAAACACGCTTAACACGAAAGACTCAAAGCTGTACTTAAGTCATTTTAAAGAAGTAATGTGCCCAGCAATGGCTGATGTTAGACACCAAGATATGGAATCTCAAATATTTGAAGGAGAAAACTTCGAAAAATCTTCCAATGATAACATTGAAGGTAAGTTATCATTACTCCAGATGAAGAAACGAAATTTGGGTTCAGTGCAGTGAGAAAAAATATGATCAATAGTTTGTCAAGATAACTTTTTAAATTGGATTTTTTAGCTTAATCTTTGgtcatatttcttcttttttcttgttccttgtttttaaacctttgttataaacttatttttaaaaaaataatcgaagttttaaaaaaatagtggTATTATTAGCTTCAAAAGcgtacaaattaaaaattagtgGCTTAAATTAAGACGAATAACAACTAGCactttctggtttgtttgtttgtttgtaattttgcgctatcctaaccatccctaatttagcagcttaagattgtagggaaggcagctagtcatcactgccaaccgccaactctttggctactcttttaccaacgaatagtaggattgaccgtcacattataacgcccccacaggtgaagggacgagcttgtttggtgtgaccgggattcgaaccagtgactctcatattacgagttgagtgctctaaccacctggacatgtctGGCCGGTTATTAAGGAACAGATATGTATttcagctagtacagatagcagTCTCTGTGTTTTACTTTGTTGGTGTTTTTATTCTGTTTCcagtgcaaaatattttgttaaacaattactgttaaataataatttataagcgataagatatatttatgtatttcagtAGTTTGGGATTAGACGTAATATAGACGCACTGCTAAGAATCGATATTTTCAGCACATCACAAGCAAACCTTAATTTTTGATTTTAATCTAACTTCAAGcgattaagtttttattttgattcacATATTAAGTGCAGGTCTTAACTAAACAAAATGCGTTGGAAAAAGGCAAAAACTAATAGTTGCAACATTGATTTtgttatttggtatttttaaacCAGTCAGCAGCCCTCGATGCATAATTTTCGACCTTTCTTAACTGAAAAGTTAGATTGAAGTTTATCGTTATACTATCTCCACAGACGACAGTTCTTTGCTCGTTCAGTGAGATATTTTTTACTGTCTAATCCGCAGTCAAGCAGGTTACACACtaccaaacaacactttaaatcAGTCATGCGTCAGaacattactaaaaataaattgctCCATCTTATAATAATTTCAACATAATACTTTAGATTTGACTTTATGACTTAAAAAAAAGACCTAGGACCTATTGGGAACAATTTTGTCTTTCTGACTTTAGAAAGACCAAGAAATGTTCAGATTAGTAAAGCGTCGCTTTGTTTTCGTAGATGTTTCTTAAAAGCTTTTATGTTAAAAGCAAACAACGTTCTGTGCCATTTGAACTGTCTTGTTCAGTTCATCATGTGTTACCAATCATAGagattatgtatttgttttgtatccATAGTAAAGCTGTTGAGGCAATCTGCC of the Tachypleus tridentatus isolate NWPU-2018 chromosome 13, ASM421037v1, whole genome shotgun sequence genome contains:
- the LOC143238228 gene encoding uncharacterized protein LOC143238228 isoform X3: MSYPQFGYSYPPSSQFLVPSQTSPGSCCDSVQSGAADPHNAVSAAVYSLPPACDSRILPSYPRLASSITMNGLFGTAYPDPTSCVTALGPNAPAFYTPLATAEDLKDRCPPWGALTQGPPCYTYDATFAAYNPYNDSRYGSPMDNVARRKNATRETTNTLKAWLYEHRKNPYPTKGEKIMLAIITKMTLTQVSTWFANARRRLKKENKMTWEPKNKQNDAEEIEEVNNDSVSADEIVCKDVKTKENRNKSENKSNVDRVSTPPLSLNKDPEDRPTKDKTEEENYNSTFREILDHSSPQNLSLENKQFALPSASRTYHQHIPSPGSTACQNMASPGSPNSRPKIWSLAHTATSDSPPALKRPPQYMPDNPQTLKYPHRAMLESPLTMKCSSQLNSDSSTSLKSSNQTMPTGVSLIEKSTSLESCNPLTSNMKERCYKFDMAEGFVTNNGLVSNYADHWHPSPDSKTSSPTKADSTLNFEGTRVLRAPGDVVLPCTSTRQPSFSLSSTFRENGVIRSKFPENTVSLTSNDSYEYRLPRENTLNTKDSKLYLSHFKEVMCPAMADVRHQDMESQIFEGENFEKSSNDNIEETIVESVGHHTSFGSFKSFNTGNPTAFRPVGRSDILTI
- the LOC143238228 gene encoding uncharacterized protein LOC143238228 isoform X1; the protein is MSYPQFGYSYPPSSQFLVPSQTSPGSCCDSVQSGAADPHNAVSAAVYSLPPACDSRILPSYPRLASSITMNGLFGTAYPDPTSCVTALGPNAPAFYTPLATAEDLKDRCPPWGALTQGPPCYTYDATFAAYNPYNDSRYGSPMDNVARRKNATRETTNTLKAWLYEHRKNPYPTKGEKIMLAIITKMTLTQVSTWFANARRRLKKENKMTWEPKNKQNDAEEIEEVNNDSVSADEIVCKDVKTKENRNKSENKSNVDRVSTPPLSLNKDPEDRPTKDKTEEENYNSTFREILDHSSPQNLSLENKQFALPSASRTYHQHIPSPGSTACQNMASPGSPNSRPKIWSLAHTATSDSPPALKRPPQYMPDNPQTLKYPHRAMLESPLTMKCSSQLNSDSSTSLKSSNQTMPTGVSLIEKSTSLESCNPLTSNMKERCYKFDMAEGFVTNNGLVSNYADHWHPSPDSKTSSPTKADSTLNFEGTRVLRAPGDVVLPCTSTRQPSFSLSSTFRENGVIRSKFPENTVSLTSNDSYEYRLPRENTLNTKDSKLYLSHFKEVMCPAMADVRHQDMESQIFEGENFEKSSNDNIEVIFSLSKTVEMWMSNTAVVIPAKQMFVNQSLSSHFPCWQRKTLFSSSV
- the LOC143238228 gene encoding uncharacterized protein LOC143238228 isoform X2; this encodes MSYPQFGYSYPPSSQFLVPSQTSPGSCCDSVQSGAADPHNAVSAAVYSLPPACDSRILPSYPRLASSITMNGLFGTAYPDPTSCVTALGPNAPAFYTPLATAEDLKDRCPPWGALTQGPPCYTYDATFAAYNPYNDRYGSPMDNVARRKNATRETTNTLKAWLYEHRKNPYPTKGEKIMLAIITKMTLTQVSTWFANARRRLKKENKMTWEPKNKQNDAEEIEEVNNDSVSADEIVCKDVKTKENRNKSENKSNVDRVSTPPLSLNKDPEDRPTKDKTEEENYNSTFREILDHSSPQNLSLENKQFALPSASRTYHQHIPSPGSTACQNMASPGSPNSRPKIWSLAHTATSDSPPALKRPPQYMPDNPQTLKYPHRAMLESPLTMKCSSQLNSDSSTSLKSSNQTMPTGVSLIEKSTSLESCNPLTSNMKERCYKFDMAEGFVTNNGLVSNYADHWHPSPDSKTSSPTKADSTLNFEGTRVLRAPGDVVLPCTSTRQPSFSLSSTFRENGVIRSKFPENTVSLTSNDSYEYRLPRENTLNTKDSKLYLSHFKEVMCPAMADVRHQDMESQIFEGENFEKSSNDNIEVIFSLSKTVEMWMSNTAVVIPAKQMFVNQSLSSHFPCWQRKTLFSSSV